GAAGCCGTGCTCGGTGTAATGCAGGGCATTGCGCAGCAGGTTGCCCATGACGGCGTGCAGGAAGGTGGCGTTATAACGGGTATCCAATGGGTCGCCCGGCTGGTAGATCAACTCCAGGCCCTTGCGCTCGATGGGTTCACGCCAGATACCGAGCAGGTCATCGGCCACCTGCTCCAGGGTAACTTGGGGCGACATGGTGCCGTCGTCATGCTCGGCGCGAGCCAGCATCAGGAAGGTCTGCACCAGTTCGCGCATTTCTTCACAGGCACGGGCGATACGCTCGACCTGGTTACGCCCACGCTGATCGATCGCCGGGTTTTCCAGCAACAGCTCGCAGGAGCTGGCCAGCACCATCAAGGGCGTACGCAACTCGTGGCTGACGTCGCTGGTAAACAACTGCTCACGGGACAGTGCCTGGCGCAGGCGCCCCAATGTGGCGTCGAACGCCACGGCCAGCTCTCCCACTTCATCTGCTGCGTAGTCCGGCGCCAACGGCGGTGCCAGGCCCAGCAATTGGTCACGGTGACGTACCTGGCGGGCCAGGCGCACGACCGGCGCCATCACTTTGCGCGCCAGCACCCAGCCGAGGAACACTGCCAGCGCCAGGCTGAGCACGAAGCCCACCATGACCACCGCAAACAGTACACGCTCACGCTCTTCGAAATCACTCTGGTCCTGCAACAGCACGTAGCGTCGGCCGTCGACCACTTCGACCATGGCATGGTACGACAGCGATTCGCGGAACACTTCATGGAAGCCAGGCTCCAGGTGGCGCAGGTCCTTGGGCAGCTCAAAGTCGCCAGGCCCACCGCTGAAATAGAACAGCTGGTCCGGCTCGGGCCGGTGCCGCCAGTCCTCGACCGTGTCCATCAGCAGCAGGCGTTGCAGGTCTCCGCCCAACCCTGCCGAAATCAGCTTCTCTTCGACCAGGTGCACGGTCGCGACGATGCCCATGGCGAAGGCCCCCGCCACCAATGCGCTCATCAACGCAAAGGCAATGATGATCCGCTGGGCAAGGCTTTGCTTAAACTCCATCTCGACCCTCGGCCAGGCGATAACCGACGCCGTGCACCGTTTGCAGCAACGGCTTGGCGAACGGTTTATCGATCACTTGGCGCAGTTGGTGAACATGGCTGCGGAGACTGTCGCTGTCCGGGCAGTCGTCGCCCCACAACGCTTCTTCAAGAATCTCGCGGCGCAGTACATGCGGGCTCTTCTGCATCAGCACCGCCAACAGCTTCAGGCCGACCGGGTTGAGCTTGAGCAGGCGGCCTTCGCGGGTCACTTCCAGGGTATCGAGGTCGTAGCTCAGGTCGGCGACTTGCAGGGCGCGACGTCCGCCACCCTGGGCACGGCGCAGCACGGCTTCGATGCGCGCGGCCAGCTCCGACAGGGCAAACGGCTTGAGCAGGTAATCATCGGCGCCGGACTTGAAGCCCTGCAGCCGGTCATCCAGTTGGTCACGGGCAGTCAGCATGATCACTGGCGTGTCGCGCCGCGCATCTTCGCGCAGCCGTTTGCACAGGGTGTAGCCATCAATGCCGGGGAGCATGATGTCGAGCACGATCAAGTCGTAATGCTCGGTGGCAGCCAGGTGCAAGCCCGACAAACCGTCCTGCGCACAGTCCACGGTATAACCCTTCAACCCCAGGTAATCGGCCAGGTTGGCCAGAATATCGCGGTTGTCTTCAACCAATAAAATTCGCATGGGCAGTGTCTCCGTACGCGGTAACGGCCGTGATGGCTCGCGCAGCTTAAG
Above is a genomic segment from Pseudomonas azadiae containing:
- a CDS encoding sensor histidine kinase; amino-acid sequence: MEFKQSLAQRIIIAFALMSALVAGAFAMGIVATVHLVEEKLISAGLGGDLQRLLLMDTVEDWRHRPEPDQLFYFSGGPGDFELPKDLRHLEPGFHEVFRESLSYHAMVEVVDGRRYVLLQDQSDFEERERVLFAVVMVGFVLSLALAVFLGWVLARKVMAPVVRLARQVRHRDQLLGLAPPLAPDYAADEVGELAVAFDATLGRLRQALSREQLFTSDVSHELRTPLMVLASSCELLLENPAIDQRGRNQVERIARACEEMRELVQTFLMLARAEHDDGTMSPQVTLEQVADDLLGIWREPIERKGLELIYQPGDPLDTRYNATFLHAVMGNLLRNALHYTEHGFIRLTLEPSGFVVEDSGVGIPEDKREAMFEPFVRGNEKRGDGLGLGLSLVQRICENQAWSVSLSTMEPNGCRFHVQLSQANA
- the colR gene encoding two-component system response regulator ColR encodes the protein MRILLVEDNRDILANLADYLGLKGYTVDCAQDGLSGLHLAATEHYDLIVLDIMLPGIDGYTLCKRLREDARRDTPVIMLTARDQLDDRLQGFKSGADDYLLKPFALSELAARIEAVLRRAQGGGRRALQVADLSYDLDTLEVTREGRLLKLNPVGLKLLAVLMQKSPHVLRREILEEALWGDDCPDSDSLRSHVHQLRQVIDKPFAKPLLQTVHGVGYRLAEGRDGV